A genomic window from Pungitius pungitius chromosome 12, fPunPun2.1, whole genome shotgun sequence includes:
- the ndufa4a gene encoding cytochrome c oxidase subunit NDUFA4L — MLAVMRRQLKSHPALIPLFFFIGGGAAMSMMYLARLAIRNPDVSWDRKNNPEPWNKMAPTDQYKFYAINLDYSKLKKEGPDF, encoded by the exons ATGCTGGCCGTAATGCGCAGACAGCTCAAGAGCCACCCGGCT CTGatcccccttttcttcttcatcggTGGAGGGGCAGCCATGTCCATGATGTACCTGGCTCGTCTGGCCATCAGAAACCCGGATGTGAG CTGGGATCGCAAGAACAACCCAGAGCCCTGGAACAAGATGGCCCCAACCGATCAGTACAAG ttcTATGCAATCAACCTGGACTACAGCAAGCTGAAGAAGGAAGGCCCTGATTTCTAA
- the slc35b1 gene encoding solute carrier family 35 member B1, giving the protein MAAARGAGRSASIWDNMRVRFIVCFLGVFVCYFYYGILQETITRGDYGQGDQKEKFRFARTLVFIQCIFSALFAKILIIFFEGSKPDLTKSWLYGLCSLSYLGAMVSSNSALQYINYPTQVLGKSCKPIPVMILGVTILRKKYPLAKYLCVLLIVSGVALFLYKPNKSSAVADDHVFGFGEILLLVSLTLDGLTGVAQDHMRARFQTSANHMMLNINLWSTLVLGFAVLSTGEIWEFLSFTERHPSIIYNIVLFGLTSALGQTFIFMTVVYFGPLTCSIVTTTRKFFTILGSVILFGNVMSTMQWFGTILVFLGLGFDAKFGKTPKKTTN; this is encoded by the exons ATGGCTGCCGCGAGGGGAGCCGGGAGGTCCGCCTCGATATGGGACAATATGCGCGTACGGTTCATCGTCTGCTTCCTCGGAGTCTTCGTGTGTTACTTTTACTACGGGATACTACAAGAGACAAT CACTCGAGGTGATTATGGTCAGGGAGACCAAAAGGAGAAGTTTAGGTTTGCCCGGACATTGGTCTTCATCCAGTGCATTTTCAGTGCTCTGTTTGCAAAGATCT TGATCATTTTTTTTGAGGGCTCCAAGCCGGATCTGACCAAGAGCTGGCTCTATGGGCTGTGCTCCCTCTCTTATCTTGGAGCCATGGTGTCCAGTAACTCGGCCCTTCAGTATATCAACTACCCCACACAG GTGTTGGGTAAATCCTGCAAGCCCATACCAG tgATGATCCTCGGTGTGACAATACTGAGGAAGAAGTACCCGCTGGCTAAGTATCTGTGTGTGCTGCTTATTGTGAGCGGTGTAGCGCTGTTCCTCTATAAACCCAACAAGAGCTCAGCTGTTGCAGATGACCATGTTTTTGGGTTTGGAGAGATTCTGTTG CTGGTGTCTCTGACATTGGATGGGTTGACCGGTGTGGCTCAGGACCACATGAGGGCGCGCTTCCAGACCAGTGCCAACCACATGATGCTGAACATCAACTTGTGGTCCACTCTGGTGCTGGGGTTCG CGGTTTTGTCGACAGGCGAAATATGGGAGTTCCTAAGTTTTACAGAACGCCACCCCAGCATCATCTATAATATTGTTCTGTTTGGACTGACCAGTGCTTTAGGCCAG ACCTTCATCTTCATGACGGTGGTGTACTTTGGACCTCTGACTTGCTCCATCGTCACCACCACAAGGAAGTTCTTCACCATCCTCGGCTCGGTGATCCTCTTTGGCAACGTCATGAGCACAATGCAGTGGTTTGGCACCATCCTCGTGTTCCTCG GGCTCGGATTTGATGCTAAATTTGGCAAAACCCCCAAGAAGACCACAAACTGA